A segment of the Malaclemys terrapin pileata isolate rMalTer1 chromosome 1, rMalTer1.hap1, whole genome shotgun sequence genome:
cagccgtgttagtctgtatccgcaaaaagaagaacaggagtacttgtggcaccttagagactaacaaatttattagagcataagctttcgtggactacagcccacttctgtatgttaatagaagaagtgggctgtagtccacgaaagcttatgctctaataaatttgttagtctctaaggtgccacaagtactcctgttcttctttttaattaaaagtgcAAGGCATTAGACTCAGCTGGTCACCAAGGAAGTCTTTGTTCTCTATAACTAAACCTTGTACCACGAGCGGGGTAATAACTATATCCCCTCTTCAGTGACTGTGACTGTGCCCGCCCCCAGGGGAACAACTGGAAACCACCGACTGCCCTTCGCCACCCTGATACAGCCGCTGAAATAccctggcctgggggcagaggaAGCACGTGTCTCACACGCTGCCCCCACGGCCATTAACACTGGTCTCCCTCGGGGCCGGGCCTGCCCGACCCTCCCCATCCGAGCGTGACGTGCTTTAGGGAACACCCCTGGGATTCAAATGTGTTTAGATTACACTAGGGAACGCTACCAGGTGCGCATGCGCAGTGAGCAATTCTAGCACTCAATCACTTCCGGCTTTGTGGGCGGGTTAGAGGGGTTTATCGTCAAGCTGCTGATTTACTGAGGCCATTTTCCGATCTGTGTCTCCCTCGGTGATTGGCTACTGCAAAAAAACGCTATGTGTGTTTGATTTTCTGGTTGGCTGCCGTAATCCCTACTTCACCCCTATTGTGGATCTGTCATGCTGATTGGCTCCTTTCATTTGCCAGTGTGCCTGGCCCGCTGATTGGCTGCTGCACGTCTACCACACGAGCTGCTTATATGTCCCGCTCGTTGATTGACTGGTCCAACCGTttggcccctccccccaagccggGTGCGCGCAGCCCCTGCGCCGCCTGTGTTCGCCGAGCTAATAAAGTTTTGTTGGAAGAAAAGCGGCGCCTCCTCTCGCTCCTGCCCCGCCCTCTCGGAGCCGCTCGCCGcgcccggcccctccctcccggctcgggccctggggcggtTGTTTCTCGCCCAGCTGCGCGCGCGCCAAGAGCTCGAGCCGGAGCCTCCCGGCGGCTCCTCCGCCCGCCCCGCTCgccgctgctgcctcctcctgcGGGCACGGTAAGCGTCTCCGAGTCcggccggggcggggggctgctcGGGGAGAGTCCCCGGGGTATAGACCCTCCCTTCCCGGCCGAGAccgggctccgcgccgctccctCCGCTGCGCAAACGCGTGTGGCCGCCGTGATTTAACGGGACTCCGGGAGGGTGGCACCCGGGACTGCGCTGTGCGCTTTCCCCCCCGCGCCGTGCGCGCGACGGTTAAACTGCTGCTCTGCCCCCGGGGAACGGACTCtaaacaccggggggggggggtgatgtcgcctgcctgcctgccgcggGCTCCCCGGTCCGGCCGGGCGAGGCTGTGGCGGAGGCAGCGCTCTGCCCCCGGGCGGCTCCGTGGCTGGCGCTGCCCGGCCTCGGGTTGTTCCCTGCCGCCGCCCGTGAGGAGCCGGTGCATCCCGAGGATGCCGCCTGCTCTCCCGCCCCGCCGTGCTGTCGAGCCGGCCAAGTGCCGGAgcccttgggagggagggggggggggcagatccgGGTCAGGGCTGAGGACCCTTAGCGAAGCAGACCCGCCTGAAAGGCTAATTGGGCTTCGCCGGAGCTCCCGCTTGCTCTTCAAGCTCAATGGACATTTGAGCCCAAAAAATGCAGGAAAAGGTGCTTAACAGAAGTGCTTTCTCAAACTCAATAGTAATATctctgtgggggagggacagcagcGCTTGGCCAATCTCTTCATCTTTATtcccgtttccccatctgtaaaatgggggaaagacTTGCCACCTCCCTGGGAGTTAGGAAACTTAATCTGTGtctttaaagtgctttgacataCTCTGGAATAAATTAATATAAGTACAAAAAGTATTCTTAATGCAATACCTATAATCCAGTTGGCAGTGAATTTGGTATCAGAAATCATGGGTTTTGACATTAAGGGGCTGAGGGTGCAGTTTCTTAATTTGACTACAGTAGACCAGCTATGTTGGTGACAATAAGTATCAGCAAAAGGTGCCAGTGTACTAGTGCTGAGCACAGTTTAGCTGAAAACATAGACTAATGCGTTCAGCATCTGGTGGTGTTAACCTCTGTTTCTGAAATTCCTGAACACTGTTTCTCTGTCTACACGTTAATCTTCTGTAGCCCACTGTTTCACTCATTGTGGACATCTGTTATCAGCAGTGCTTCATTTTTCTAGTGTAGAACGTGCCTTAGTTAAGACAGTGATTACACCTTTAAAAGTATTTTGTAGATATACTAGCTTTTGGATGGCTGTCATTGACACTTCTCATTTCTTTTcctactttaaaacatttttcaactaataaaactaattttaaaatgtttgcatttgATACAGCTGAAGGACAAATTCATTACAGTTTTATTTGTTAATTCAACAGATGCAGTTTATGTTGCTTTTTAGTCGTCAAGGGAAGCTCAGACTTCAGAAGTGGTATGTCCCGTTGTCTgacaaagagaagaagaaaatcacAAGGGAACTTGTTCAGACAGTGCTGGCCCGTAAACCGAAAATGTGCAGCTTCCTGGAGTGGAGAGACCTGAAGATTGTCTACAAAAGGTGGTTCTGTCTCACTAAGCTTGTAATTACTAGACATCAAAAAAGATGTAATGAATAGCAAAGAAAATAATGAAAGTGAAATGTTTTCTCCCTTATGATGATGAAAACAGGCTGGTTTTGGGCTTTTTTTCCTTAAATCTTATTTAATAACTTAGTAGGAAGCATCCATGTGTAAAGAGCCACTCATGCATTTAGAAATGTGCTGAAGAACAAAGGATAGATTTTCCTAAACTTAAGAAAGAATGATTCTTTCCGGTTCTGTGTTCAGCTGTCTAAGTAAAAGGATGAatacaaatatgaaaaataatgtaTGATCTAATGGCTATTTAGTATGACTAAATTCTATAAACATGTTTACCTCAAGCAGTGGGTAACTATAAATTGGTTACAAATATAATTTGGGCTCAAAGGCACCAGATATATGAATAAGAAAAGAATTTTGCTGGCcatacaaaaaagtattttttcactttGAGAAATCAAGATCAGTTTTCTGTGGGTGAAAGTACTGTTTATTTTCTTAGTCAGAAATCTCTTTGTACCTGTTTACTTGCAAAATGCTAAGGTTGTgcagctgaaatgttttgattctgcTGACCTTTTAAATGTAATACAAAACAGCTGTGAAATTGCTTTTCTCCTACTAAAAGCTAATTTTAtaaaaggagtttaaaaaaattgcaagttAATTGATGTCCGGGAAagtaatttaatttttcctttgttttatttccttgtttttcttcAAGTTTGGGTAGTCATGGTCATCACACAGCTGAGGGAACACCACTAAGAGGACTGGATTTAAGTAGTGATAAAAAAACACTTAGTGTGATAGTGCCTTTGGGCTTGGAGAAAGTGCATTCTTCCAAAGATAACGATGAAACCCATAAGGAATAGGAGCAAGCTCTGGTGGCCCAAGAGTCCAAGAGCAGCCTTGGAAACAATCCTTCATATTCAGGGAGTTCTTGTAGTCTTTGTCCTGGGCAGGCAGCCAAAAGAGAACCAGACAATCTACAGAAACTGACAAACCTTGGCAGGGGTCACAATCCTTCTTAGCAAGAGGTGCTTCATTTTGGTTGCAAGTTTGAGGATGCTACAGAGAATCCTGAGCCAATCCTCTACCAAGGTCTGCCTAATCTATCCCATAGTTTGGGGACAGTTTGATTCACATTGGGTGAAAATCATGACTTGTTAAAAAACATAAAACGTTTAACATTTTTTAGTTTCGTGTTGCTGGTTCTTCGTTTTTCTTATTTCATAATCTAAATTGCTGAAATGCATGCTTTATACTTATTTATTCTAGAACTACCTAATTGTGAGAATTTCAGATATTAGAGCAAGGTAGTAGGTTCACTTAAATCAAAGCGAATTTTAAGCAatcaattttaatgtttttgccTTTGTACTCCTAAAGAGAGGTTGTTTAACTGATTGACAATACTTAAAACATGTTAATTTGCAACTAAATACAGTCTTTACACCAGGGATCTCAAATTCAAATGACCGCAAGGGTCACATGagaactagtacattggcccaagggctgcattactgacacctcccctcccccgccctgggccctgcccccactccaccccttccatgaggccccttcCTTGCCCTCATTCCAgttccttccccaaaatccccaccccaactctgccccctccctgcccccagggggtgcaggtggggtgtggcgggggctcagggcaggaagttggagtgtggggtgcaggaggagtgaggggtacagcagggggctctgtgcaggaggggtgcagagtacagcagggggtcggggtgcaggaggggtgcggcatggggctcagggcagtgggttggggtgcaggaagggtgcggggtgcggcagggggtttaGGGCACGAGGTCGGGGCtcggtgcgggaggggactcagggtgcaggaggggtgcagcatctggctcagggcagggggttggggtgcaggaggggtgcagggtgaggcagggggttcagggcagggggtcggagtgtagggtgcaggagggctgcaggatacggcagggggttggggtgcaggaggtgtgggggtcggggtgcaagaggggtgcggcatggggctcagggcagggggttcggctgcaggaggggttttggggggcaggatctggcctggcgcgtactgggggcagggcaggctccctgcctgcctgtctgcccccACGCTGCTCCGGGAAGAGTctggaatgtggggaaggggggcagagggttccctgttcccggccaatgggagctgctgggggcggtgcctgaagcaattcacagcccctctgcccccccttccccaagttccagcctcttcctggagtGTTGTGGGggcaaggcaggcaggcagggagcctgccctgcccccggtgcatgtccagccggagccgctctaggtaaacactgggggagggtggggggctgccaGGGGCTCGCGGCCCGCAGAAaaatgtttgagacccctgttttacactaaatttggtgctgcTCTTTGCAAACTTAGGAGGAAACGTTAtttctatacacatttatttaagcagttatatagcttgctttacatttattcagatgcttaattttttattttgtattatgttaGTAAACAATGAATAATGCGTTTCTTATTtgcaagattaattttttttacttgttCGTTTTGAGCTCTTTGGATAGGAACTCAAATGCaattaaaatgcaattaaaattttaaagattttaattaGTAAACTAAAGCTACCTTAAATATGCtggatacattaaaaaaaaattaatcaaaaccTGCTTAAAACtaattgatttattaaacaaagtgtTACCTgcagttagtgaattgaactagTTGTTTCTGGTCACCGTGTCCTTCAGGATTTTAGAAATAGCAGATCTCAGCCTCTCACatttagtttttattcatagtttGGAAGAGAAAACAAGCTTTACTGCTTTTCAACGTTCGAATGCTTTTTAACTTTGAATTAACTAATCATTGAACTTAAAATAGTTAAATAACCTGAAATGAAGAAATTATTTTCTCTGCATCTGcaaaagaggctactgctgtcaaagctGAATTAGTTTTTCAAcagactctggttccaggtgtGTAGCCAACGATGtctaccagttcagtggtttgactttctttaaaactttggcagtAAACATATACTGCTTAAGCCCCAGGGCCTCATTAACATCGTTTTGTTATGAGAGCAGTACAAACTCAAATACAAATTTGGTAAGCTTATAGCTTGTGCCATATATACATTGAAATACTCAATGTTCACAAATCAAGAAAGCTGAAATGCTTTGATCAAGGCTGTACCCTTCATCATGGTTTGTAGTGGCAAGACATCCTCTGAATGAAGTGTTTTAAGAGGaaaatctgaaaatatattttcacatATGTCAGtgagaaaaaacacagaaataaacTCTTGCACATTCTCATCTCCAGAGGACCCACTCTAGACTTGACAAGAGATTTAGCTTGCCCGTCTCAGGGCTTGTTTTGGATATTTTGAGGTCCAAGATAGGAGAACCAATATGACTGCCTTCAAGCATTGGGGCCTGATGAGGGCATGTGCCTTTGTTTATTCCTTCAAAAGATTACAGATGTGGCCCTTACAACTGTGGTTGAATCTGGTGTAGGTGCTTGCTGTTCATTGCTTGGATATGGAAGTGTGTTTCTTCAAGAGGTCAGGCTTGCTCCTGTTTTGATTTGATTATTGCTGAATGTTTTGAAGGACAATGCTCTTTTCCCAGCCAGCATATCATTATAGGTACCTTTGCCTTCAGTTTGTGTTAGGGAGTTGCAACTTAGAAGCTTTTgtacttaaatatatttaaattttccCCTCCAAACTGCATGTTGTAGAACTTGAACATGCATTCTAGTTAACGCTTGCTTTAACCTAGTTGAAAATACTAGACCAGCAGGGTTTCTAACCTTAAATTTGCCTTTAAATGTGGTTATGAAGGACAAACAGTCTTCTAAGAAGAAAGGTCCAGGTGATATAATCTTTTGCATTGTTGAAAAGTAATTTGATGTATTAAAACGGAATCTCAAAGGGTTGCGTGTAGTTTTAAAATCTGTATTTAGTTGTGGACACTGTATTGTGACCAAGTGTTATGGAGTGGAAgttcatttgttgttgtttttttgtttagtgACACAAAAGCTGTTTTGTCTGAAACAGGtcaaattgtttgtttaattatATTTAAGGCCTGTCCTTTTAAGAGCTTATTACTCATTTAACTTGAAATGAAGGTCTGCTATTGTCATGAGATTCAAATTATCCTTCAGCATTGGAAGGGAAACAATTTAGCTGAACATAGCAATAATCAGCTGACATTAAAATGAATGTGGAGAAAGTCATGTGCCTTGAGTAACAGAATAGAAGTATTCAGACAGATTTGCTTTGAGTGCTAGTAATTAGAGTAAGCTTCAAATGGTTGTCCTAGAAAAACAcagatatttttctctttccagaCTGATGTTTTaatgttaatgttttatttataatttagatTTTCAAATCTTATCTATTGGATGCTTTCTGTACTCTTTTAAAAACCAAGCCAGTAGAAAGTGATTTACCCAACAACTGTGTATAAAAGACATAATTTGTTTTgtaatgcattaaaaaaatcctctgagttactgtttttctttctgttgAATCAGGTTTGACAaaacaagcttaaaaaaaaagaaaaaattgaaaagGCCATTTCAATTTTCTAACAAGCTCAGTTTGACGTGAGAGAAGCCAATGGTTAAAAAGGCCATAGAAATTGAAATATTATTTGATCCATGGAGGTGATTGCTCTTAGTTCTTTTTAAGGAACAGCAGTCATACTATGTGGGCAagcttgcagtgctgctgccTCTAATCTGTTACTTCTGAGGATACACAGATCTTAGTTTCCAGGACTGAGAACAATCTGTCACCTTTCAGGAGCACTAATTTAACTGACATGGGGGCTGGTGTTTTTATAATAACATAAAGATAATTTTGTTGTTGCAGATATGCAAGCCTTTATTTCTGCTGTGCTATTGAAGATCAGGACAATGAACTGATAACTCTGGAAATAATTCATCGTTATGTGGAACTACTTGACAAGTATTTTGGCAGTGTAAGTTAGTGACTCtgattttggtttcagttttttaCAGAATTCCATTATGTATTTTTGTTAATATAGTAAGTGCATCATCTTCTTGCTTAGTGTAcaagatattttaaaagtgatATGTTTTCTGCTGGACATGGATATctgatatatctatatctatatctggCAAATCTTACATCACTTGTTCTTCCAAACCAACCTGGTAACTAACCTATCTTCACAAGACCTttgtcaggggaggaggtggttgTATGTCctgttcctctctccccccaggctccttcccaatCTACTTTCCTTCAGCTGCAATTTCAGGAAAAGTTCTGTGCAGCCCCAGTCTAGAGCATACTCAGTGCAGATAGAATTATAGTTAGCTATGTTGAAATTCAAGCAAATCTCTACTAGCAGATGCGAACTGTGGTTTTTCAGATGCATGTGATTTGGCCCAGTTTGGGTGGATTCTCATGGGGACAGTGAAAGGcgcatccctgacacaaaggcctccctcctgccaaatttcaagtccctgctccaaagcatgggggtacCAGAGCTTGTCAGAGAAACAGTCTCCAGAATTTTTTAACGTGGGCAAGATGCATTTCTCattagcctcattctcagaagtgATGGAACCACTTTGGCTGAAATTCACCACAAAAAATTCAGCCTTAAGAAAATGCctgaaatggaaattttcagttagtttggcaaagttatgagTAAGTGAAAGAAGAATCTAATAataggaagtgttgggcaaccttaataaggCATGCTACCCCCCCATCACAACATTTACTGTGCTTTTCAGGTGTGTGAACTTGATATCATCTTCAATTTTGAAAAGGCTTATTTTATTCTGGATGAGTTCCTGTTGGGAGGGGAAGTTCAGGAGACCTCCAAGAAAAACGTTCTCAAAGCCATTGAGCAGGCAGATCTGTTACAGGAGGTAAGCAAATGGTACTTCTCCTGCCTAAGCGCCAGCATGCTGTACTCTGGCTAATGAAGGCTCTCACTTTTCTAATATGGTAGAAAGCGCTTTTTAGCATGCTTAGCATGTAATCTCCTGTTAGTTTTTCTGTTTGTGTAGTATATGTACTACCACAGTATTATCTTTCagcttttttattcttttcaccttgtatttagtacACACATATGTAAAGCTTCTTTTTAAAGCTTTAGATTTATTTAGAGATTGTCCCTATGTTGTATGTGTTTTGCTAGAATTGCAAGCTACCTAATATTTATAGATGTTGCTCTTTTTAATTTATCCATATCTCTTCCTTAGATTTCTTTGTTGCACTTTAATAATCTTGATAATTATCACTATTTTTTTGTCATACCTGATGCATGTGTGCTTCTTTACTGTTTCACTGCTCAAATCCAGAAGCTAGACTCTCTTCTTTGAGCCTCTTTCAGGTATAGTTAATATTAACTATTCTAAAGGCATTATGTCTTAATGTTgtagtttaatttattttaaaatataaatgttagaATAATAGTCAGTAGTCATAGAAATATATAGAATGAAGTAGAAAAGACATTCAAAACTTCACCATTATTCAgttattgaaataaaaatatttccactgttcATTTCTGACTTTGGAGAGCCGTTAAAGTATGAACTCAGATCTTAAACCCAGAGTttagaaagcaattttttttaattgtaccgCAAAATCCCTAGTaataaagtaaatttaaaaaagccCTCTTGTCTCTACCAGCCCctgtgtattttattatttactaaTGATGTTCTCAAGGTTATAACATTGAACTAGCAGTTCAAACCCTGCCAATGACACCTAGTAAGATcgtgggaaagtcacttaacttctctgtgcacCAATTTGTGACAGGAATGTACAATTTGCCCATCTCATGTGCATGTTAAAGTTTAAGGCTTGTAAAATGTTTAGAGGTCACTGGTAAAAtatgctatataaatgcaaaatagtATTTGAGCTTTGTCCTATGAACATTTTAATGGGTTATTATTTTGTCTTGTGAGAGATCTGTTTCTGTTGATCTATCATGTGAGCACTCCATATTTCTGAGGTTCTCCTTCTGCCATCCTTGCTATTGACCTAGGAACATCTTATTGCTAAATTATAGGATTGAAAAATCATCCCATTCTTTATTCTCTCCTCTCATAGTTTAGTTGCATTTTGTAATCCTATTACTTGAGGTGAAAGTAAGAGGATGACATACCAGCTAAGACTCATTTATAGATAGAGGTGCTAATAAACTGTGATGTATCCTTTTTTGGTTTGGGAAGCTTAATTATTCCTATTTTCAAAGGATGCTCTGAAACCTTCCTCTCGTCACTCCTTTATTGTGGTAAGAGGGGAATTTCCTAATGAGGTGGATATTACAGGCCTACTGACATTTTAGCTGTTTGGTACTCTACTAATGCTATATATTGTTATGGCATACAGAAAATGTTCCATGGGTTTTTTCATCTAAAGCTTTTGCTTTCCTAGAATCAAAGAATTGCAGAAGTTACAAATGGGAAGTGACCTAGTAAATAATCGGTCTCCCTGCAAATGCATGATTGTTCCCTACAATGTCAGCATTTTGCAGcattttgtccagtctagttttaaaaattacaagCAATGAGACTTCCTTTGGGAGGCTGTTTTATTGTATCCTACAGTCAGAAATAATTCCTAATATTCTGCCTAAGATTTACCTTTAATTTCATTCTACTACCCCTAGATTATTTTgacactaaaaataaataatacaaaataaaaaaattgcctccctttttcattttttacaATGGGAAattttctccttccctccattttctttttaaatgtggaCTTTGCTTCTTTGAAatagtgttttatttatttattgaatcccccccccccccccccccaagccttcTGATTTCTTTTATGATCTCTGGGTTAACTATTTTCCTGATTGTGACCAATAAGTAACAAAAATCTGTATCCTTGTTGCTTTTGAAGTTTATTTTACATTGTGATGGTGGAAATGTAATTGAGATTTTTGTCACCGTTTGATAGATTAATGAtgtcatttaaatataaaatggcACTCTTTATATGACTGcttttttacttcagtgggagttcagtttaaggacttcaggattttaAAGAGGTTTAacacaaaattatatattttagtgTAGGATCTTTCCTTTCATGCTAGTTGATGCAAAGTGAATCCAGGGTCT
Coding sequences within it:
- the AP1S2 gene encoding AP-1 complex subunit sigma-2 isoform X3, whose translation is MQFMLLFSRQGKLRLQKWYVPLSDKEKKKITRELVQTVLARKPKMCSFLEWRDLKIVYKRYASLYFCCAIEDQDNELITLEIIHRYVELLDKYFGSVCELDIIFNFEKAYFILDEFLLGGEVQETSKKNVLKAIEQADLLQESQNEDWGGLSEDIL
- the AP1S2 gene encoding AP-1 complex subunit sigma-2 isoform X2; this encodes MQFMLLFSRQGKLRLQKWYVPLSDKEKKKITRELVQTVLARKPKMCSFLEWRDLKIVYKRYASLYFCCAIEDQDNELITLEIIHRYVELLDKYFGSVCELDIIFNFEKAYFILDEFLLGGEVQETSKKNVLKAIEQADLLQEEAETPRSVLEEIGLT
- the AP1S2 gene encoding AP-1 complex subunit sigma-2 isoform X1; translation: MQFMLLFSRQGKLRLQKWYVPLSDKEKKKITRELVQTVLARKPKMCSFLEWRDLKIVYKRYASLYFCCAIEDQDNELITLEIIHRYVELLDKYFGSVCELDIIFNFEKAYFILDEFLLGGEVQETSKKNVLKAIEQADLLQELLEDGGGLNHIFVSGEAALNETE
- the AP1S2 gene encoding AP-1 complex subunit sigma-2 isoform X4 produces the protein MQFMLLFSRQGKLRLQKWYVPLSDKEKKKITRELVQTVLARKPKMCSFLEWRDLKIVYKRYASLYFCCAIEDQDNELITLEIIHRYVELLDKYFGSVCELDIIFNFEKAYFILDEFLLGGEVQETSKKNVLKAIEQADLLQEPRHEYFNVPVY